In Tenacibaculum sp. 190524A02b, the genomic stretch AGTCCTTTTTTGCATGTAAATCCAAAGATTGATAAGGCAATAATGATAGAGCTATACAAGAATAACGTAAAGCTAAATGGATTGAAAATAGATATTTCTTCTTCAGCTTTTTTTTGGAAAAAACCAGGAGTAAAGAAAGCAACTGTATGTCCAAATAGATGGCTAGGTTTTATAAGTTTTAAAATAGCAAGTAGAATGATAGTAAAAATTATTACTAATGTAAACCAACTATCATCAATGTTATTAAGTTCTATTGCTTGCAAAACCGACTGCTTTATGCTTTTCCTTAACACAAAATTAGTAATAAATTAGTGTATATTTGTGCTTATTTTAGATGAAATTTATGATGTCAGATACCTTAGTCATTATTCCAACATATAATGAAAAAGAAAATATAGAAGCAATAATTAGAGCTACATTTAATCAAGAAAAGGAATTTGATGTATTGGTAGTAGATGATAATTCACCAGATGGAACAGCTTCCATTGTGGAGAAATTGCAGTTAGAGTTTAATGAACAACTCCATATAGAAAAAAGACAAGGTAAAAATGGATTAGGTACTGCTTATATTCATGGTTTTAAATGGGGATTGGATAAAGGATATGAATATATTATAGAAATGGATGCTGATTTTTCTCATAATCCAAATGATTTGGTTCGGTTATATAAAGCCTGTGCAAATGAAGGAGCTGATGTATCTGTAGGGTCTAGATATTCTGTAGGCGTAAATGTAGTTAATTGGCCAATGAATAG encodes the following:
- a CDS encoding polyprenol monophosphomannose synthase, with protein sequence MSDTLVIIPTYNEKENIEAIIRATFNQEKEFDVLVVDDNSPDGTASIVEKLQLEFNEQLHIEKRQGKNGLGTAYIHGFKWGLDKGYEYIIEMDADFSHNPNDLVRLYKACANEGADVSVGSRYSVGVNVVNWPMNRVLLSYFASKYVRFITGIPIHDTTAGFVCWKRKVLETIKLDKVRFVGYAFQIEMKYKAWKHKFNIKEVSVIFTDRTKGESKMSGGIVYEALFGVIKMRLKGLPK